The DNA window ggatggaggggggggaaGATGGTCAGGTCCTACTTGGTAGCCTTTGATTAAAGCAAAGTATAGAGGGACAGTTGTTAATGACACAAACCATGcaaagtaacatgaaattaaTGATAGGTTATTTGGATTTCCATTGCCTTTTATTTGGTCAAATCTGGAACTTAAGGCTAATTTAACTAACAAAATTCCAACAAATAATATCGCAGAATACAGGTAATGAAAACGTTTGTATAGCTTTTTCCTGAAGCAAATGTTACGCTTTAGTCACATTTCATTGATGGAAACACATGAATTGACAATCTTTGCAGCACACAGTTTGATTTGTGTGATATGGGTGCTTGTCACAATCTAATACTCAGACGTGAAAATTGtacaaatttattaaatttacttGCTAGAGGAGACTTAAAACCCaagcatatattttttatttatatgataaTTGATAAAAGATTCTTATGATGCACGAAAACTCTACCAACGAGATACATCTCGTTCGTAATGTACGATATCAATATTTCCAATATGAACATAAATGTTGATAAATTTTGGATATGTCCATATTTCTGCGACTAGTAAAATGACCTTCTTACAAATATCGTGACGAATAAACAAACATCGAACTTTAATTAGCAGGAACATTTTGATGTGAATTTTGGACTTGTTCAAGTTTTTCAGTCTTGTTTGTAGGAGGCCCATCAAATTCCTGCTATCCCTAAAATACCTATAGGCATTGCTAAGGTGCATCATACAGGTTAATGATGAGGGATGGATTATACCCAATTTATTTTCTCAAGGATTGAAATGTCTTACTTTTTACTAAAAAGatgaaatataaaacattttgtttatcaaCTTTTCTTATAAAAACAAGTGATGTCACATTCTTGGATGATGGAAACTTCTGCTCATTGAATATAATTTTTCACTCTAAAACAGCCTTCCTAAACAGCCATCAAATCCAAACAGAATATGTCGGATGAATATAATAACAGAGTAAGTTTCTTTAAAAAGGTTCATGAAAATTGTCTTTACAGatcttgacctttgacatcaatCGTAAGTTCTCATTTCTTtaacattgaaaacaaaatgttcctTGGGGGTACCTAACGCTACCCATCGTCGATATAAAGCTGTGTAACCTCTCCTAACTACCATGTCTTCTTCTACTTGTCTACTCATCCAAGTCAAGTTTCTTGGGCGTCGGATTAACCAGCATACTCTCTATACATTCAAACACTGTATGCGGATCCTGGTCGGCATTTACGTGTTGTGCGTCTTCGCAGAAGTCCGCGATTTCCTCTGCGTACGCGTAAAACTCTGATAGGCGCTGTCGGACTTCCTCCTCGGCGTCCTTTGGCTGTTGAAGCCCCCGATCCTTTATTTCTACCGTTCGGGGTGGGTTATAGAGGGAGTGGTACCTCTGACCGGTGATCACGTCCAGAGAGCGGAGGGTGAGTCTTTCATACACAGAGTCGTTGGGTACATCGAGGAAAAATACTCTGGAGggtaaaacaagaaaatttgtgaaaaCTTGTCTGTTTAAAACAAACGTGAAGAAACATTTAGCGATGTCAATTCAAATTCTGAAGGAGATTACAGCATTTAAGAAAGACACCTACAGGCTGTAAAAACAGTTCTCTTTATTTACATGGCTTATGTGAAGCATGACGGTGAGGCTACACATCTTCAGTTATATCTCAAGGAAAATTTTGTAGCTAATACAAAAACCTAACCAAGTTTTTACAaacctaattagcataattcAAAATTAGGGGTACCATTTATTAAACCAGGACCAGTGTTCTTTTCTGCAATGATTCTTACTTGGCAAGTATTTTGTGgttcatttcaatttgaaaatttttttttttttatatcactgtTAATAACTTTCAGAAAAGTCAgtcagaaattttcaaactttgaagaTGGTCTTCGTTACATGAAAAGGAAACATCCAGACTTGGTCCAGATACTGAACTGCcaagttattattttgttgtaaTACTATTAAAGTAGTTTCAAAGACAGAATGTTCAattcataaacaaaaaaatagttcaaaataaatcaaacaagaGATCTGTGTTAGAATTGTTAACAAATTGACAAAACACATCGCCTTTGAAATTGGCACAAAATAATACAGTTACCAAGAAAAGTTTCAGAGTGCAGTTATAGATTTATcaacaagaagaagaaaggaaaaagccCATACCTGTTTGCTTCATGACCACACGAGGAGAGGTTTTCTGCTTGTTCCCTGGTTCGAGGGAACCCTCTTAGCACCCATCCACGACTTGTACAGTCCACCTGGCTGAGCCTTTCATCAAGAAGTTTAACCATCTGGTTATCAGGAACTGGGAAATGAAGCAGTTATTCCATTTAGAAACATTATCCTAGAATTATTAAAgtaaattcatttatttattaaatgatTAAATAATAACGTACCTACTGCCACCTAGCCACCTGGAAATTGTCCAGATGGCTCGTAGCTGATACACCACATATCATATTTTCCAATTTAGAAGACAATTTTAATGGCAAAACTATGGACTAATATTTTATGTTGGAAATTTGCTGAATTAATTATCATGCAAGCCTGCTTTAAAGTAAAGATGAGCCAGTGAGACTTTGCCATATTTTTAGTTCACTTAACATGATACCTGGTGAATATGTTTATGACATATAAAAATCAACAAATATACTTTATCGAAACATTCCCAAAATTTTGTTAGAGAAAAGCATTGTATGTTTTTTAGTGGCATATCTGAACATCCATAACACATCTTGCCAGAGGGGATCCTTCGcgcctctccccacccctcggGCTATTTGGGGGACATAAGTTATTATATCATTCTTTGACATTTGTAACACATTTCTACATCAGGCCTGGCAGAATATGAATAGGTCACTCTGAAGATATCGCCCAAAAGGAATGCCCTGactattattaattaatttcaagGTATCTACAAAGTCAATTAATTCAGAATGCAAAGAAGGTTTGTGATTTCTGATCTGGTTCTGTAGCAACATCACTGTCCTTTCTTTCTGAACACCATTATTAAAGCTATCATGCATCGAAGATTACAAAGcacatataaaattaaaaatgaatgaGATGGCAGGTAAAAAGTTGTAGAAATGGCTTGATTGAATATTACCAATGTGACTTTGTCTGGggattgtttattttttttttttttttttactcttacCTAACATTCCTCTTTCAACGTATGGCTTCATAGCTTCTCCCATCTTGGATTCATTAGCGACTGCTTCTTTGACCAACTGACCAGATGAAACttcaaaaacaaagataaatagGCCAATTTAAATATATTCTGTGCAAAGGTACCCCAAACAGGAAGTAAGCAGTGCACTTGGCTTTAATGAATGCTAAAATTCTTCCCCACACTTCCCTTCCCCCTACACATAGACTTTAGGTTCCAGTGAGAGTGCTTTGTAaagttttgttgttttgctGTTAGAAAGCAGAATAATTTAATGTATAGCAAGTTAAAGTGTTTGAATTTctaataagtaaaataaataataataataactttgtTCCACGAAAGGATTTGCTTTATTGCTTTGCACTTGCGTAGCAACTTTTTTCTGATTTGTATAACAATTAAATATGTGATACCAAGATTATTCCTAGCTCACATATCTAATTAAAGTCAAGGATGAAGATTTCCAAACAATACCCTCGTCATTTCTGGCAAGTGTGATCTACAGAGCGACTATATTAGTTATGAAAATGTTGCTTACCATTGACAAGATTATACTTGCTAGCAAGGAGGGCAGCTTGTACCCCCTTTCCACTTCCAGTGGGTCCTAGAAGAATTACCCTCGGAGTGTGAGGTGCCAGTGATCTGGGTTTGCTCTTTAGGAATGTGAGAACTgtcaaataaaattttaaaataagttACATCATAAGTTTATACAGAAAAAGTACGACTTGAATTTATTGCAATTAAGATGAAGCCACCTGAGAATGGTTcgtatgcatacatgtataaaaaCGGAAAAAATATCCTTTCTAAATCCTAAGTTCGTTTTAAGTACATTCTTTTTAGCCTTTctcatttcaaacttttctttcCCACTACATGGAGCTAGCTAGTTGTCAATCTAAGTTGACTTTAATTTTACAGTTGGATGTGGACCGATACCTTGAGCAAAGATGTCAGCCTTTGGCTGGTCGGCATTCACCGATTTTGAATACTTCTCGTAGCATCTCTCGAGACCTTTGGAGAAACGGTGCCACTTCATCAGCCGTTCACCGGTCGATGTCTCGCTGCATCCCTCCGGTGGTTCAACCAGGCGGCTCTCCACGTCAGGGTTGGTCGGAAAATCAAAGGTTGTGTGATAAATTTCTGCAGACAAAAATATGGTAGAGCCATAAGGGAAAGACTGCACATTTTATGGcggcaagaaaaacaaaaattaactAAACCAAAACATTGATAAAAAATCAGACCAACTTGTGTGCCATTTTTTCCCCCATATTGGCAGATACAGTAAAGTAATGCAAATTTCAGGCAGTCAAAATTAAGAGATTTCAATTATCTTTATAAAGTTTAGAAGTTTTAGGGAGAAACTGTTAAATATTTGCAGTTTTGTGTACTAACAGTGTCAAAAGGATAATTGACATGCaagacacatgatgtgatcAGACATTTCAATGAAGAGTGAGTCATAGTTTGTAGTTGCTCTATGACATGagtgaaaatgtttcataacaAGAACACAAAAGATATCTGacctatatattatattaacagCAAAAATTATGGGTGAAACTAAAATGATTACTATATGTGAAGATTCAATGCAAATGAAATGTGGAAGCTAATCACCACAAAGACTTTAATTTATCTATAGTATTAACAAGTATACACAACTATTATACTTCTACTACactattaaattattttaatatttattattatactatttatttttactatattattttattatgatattacaTTATTATACTACAATTATACAGTGACCACAAGCATtttattcattgaaaataaTTCCCAAAATCCTTTGCAGATGTTATGCCGAAATTTTTAAACTTGTATTTATCTCCCCTGTGGAAATTTGAACACACAGAATGCAGacaaagtatataaatatatactacaCATTATTGTTTACAAACCTTTGGTCTGTGGGTCAATTCTCTTCCCCATTTGTCGTTCAATGAGAACGGTGTCCGGTGCTTCCAGGACCACTAAGATTGGAAAACAAAAACTCTTGAGTGTACTCTTCAATGCAATATATGAAAGATGAAATGTGAAGGGGGCATAATATTGGTGGGAGTGGGTGAGGAATTTGTTGCAGCTGCTTGAGTTTCAAAACTAAACTCTGCTTCTCACCATATTCATTGACGTACCTGTGCAAAGCCACAATGAAATATATGAATGTTCTTGGTCTCAATATATTGCAAATGAATTACTAAAACAGCTCAAACAAAGCTAGGCTAGAAAGTAAAGGCAACACCtgtttgttttaagttttcacTTTGGCATACAATTTGTCACCTTTAAAATGTCTTTCCTCTCAAAAATGGCACATAGAAATTGATCGCAAATATCCCTGGGATTCATAGGAAAACATATTCCTCTATTATCtgtcaaaaataaaattactgcTGGCAATATCCTTTTAACAATATTAAATCAGTACATGATACACGTTGATAGGATGAAGAACCACATAGGCTTCCATGCATGCATACTCACCGTAATGCTTGGCAGTGATGCCAACAGCCTGCAAGGCCAGTGCTTGTTCTCTTGTTTCTGGGAATCCATCCAAAACCCAACCCTTCTTGACACAATCATATAACTGCAGCCTTGCCTGTATCATCTTCACCCACAGATCTGTTGGTACGGGCTAAtgtgaaagaaaatggaaaaaaaaggaagtacCATCAATGATAACCTGCAACTGAAGTTAGGACAATTAACAGTCAGACAGTCAGTTTAGAACAATAACTAAATTGAACAAATGTGAAAACCAATACAAGGTATGAAGCATTTTATTTGTGCAGGCATActacagaatttttttggcaCAGGTTGCATACAAGTACATCCCTGTGATAGATCAGGGCAAAAGTAAATCTTTTCAGATGCAGTTCCCAGTGATGGTACCATGGAACAGATAGCCCTACTACATCCCACGCCACTCCTCCCCCACTCCTACACTCCCACGTCCTCTTCTATCATAAATAGAGAAGTATAGAATTGGTGATGGTTACCCACTGCGAGGAAATTCTACGAAACATTTTTGTTAAATGATGCATATAATCATCCTGTGAATAAAGCATAGCAAACGTTTAATCATGATTTAGGTTCGATGCTGCTGTATCAGGGACTTGTTCAAATGTTCTGCTTCATCATAGCTGCCTATGATGATGATCACCCCCCATCACCCCCCAACCCACACAGTGCACATACATAATTTACACACTCTCTCTTTCCATCATATTTAGAAAACACTAGCATAGATGTCAGTAACTGGAACAAACTGGgagtaaaataatatattttagtgttttttgtccattattattatagCAGTAAAGGCTTTCTACAGCTGATTGACACTGTCACATTTAAGTTTctgtcagccccccccccaccacccccaccaccctcaCCATCCCCACCATTTGATATCACAATTTCTAAAAAATATCAGCATGTGATATTTACTAATGGCAACAGAATCAACCAAAATAACCATAATAAAGCAACCAAAGGTAATTACTCTTCATTATCATTCAAACcaaatatttctgttttattcCAAACCTCGCCCATCTTAAAAGGTTTGAACATCACCCTATAACTCTTCAGAAatcatttttatgattattttatagAAATTCTTTGCATTTTACAGTGAGCCTACCTGGTTGTTTTGCAGATGTTTCTTTGCCTCTGCAGCGTTTGCAGATACGTCATCGGCCAGGAGGCTGTCAGCACTAATGTAGGCCGTTCTCAGACTACTGCAAACCATCTTCGAAATAGTAGTCTTCCCTGATGCGGTTGGTCCATGGATGATGATGGCTGGAACTGTGACATATAAAGGCAAAATCTTTTTTGAACCAACAACACAATTTGCCAACATTGCTATAAAGAATTCATTTGAGAAAGACTGCAGCACGCCAATGATATCTATGTGATAACTTTTGACATGTATACGTAGCATTAAACTGCCGATCTGgtgtttaatttttatattttttaaacacCAACCGTTATTAAATCAGTTATATTTTGGAGTGACAAGTTCAAAACCACTAAGGTAtaaaagtacagtacagttgatacctttcattaaatttaacattttataataactcaccatcattatcatctctCTTTAGTTGTTCCTGTAAGAACTCAAGTGGATCACCTGGTTTGTGGATAAGCAAATCTTCAATCAATTTCTAAAAATgtatgaaaaggaaaacaatttcaGTACAAACTATAAAACTAAATCTGATAATGATAGACATAACAGGCACTTTTGATTCTGGCACATAACACACATAGCAAATAACTCACTCTCTCCTGTTTTAGTTTCATCCTGCCTTGGAAGAGGATCTTCCTATGATTTAAATGTCATGCCCTATATAAGTCTAACTATTATTCAGTTTGAAAACATCAACAATTTTAACAAGCTGCACATTTCCTTATCGGATTATTAAGAAAGAATTCAGGAAACGATATAGAGCCTAGGCCTAGCTCTgaattattttgatgatatttatacTTGTTTTGCTAGTCTTAATCTGGGCTATCATTCTTCTATACCATACTGTGTGAGTAAGTGAACTCCCTAGAACTCTCTCTTGTTGTAATACATCTTTCTTACAAACTTATGCCTTTATGGTTATGCCAAGCTAAATTTGTTCTGCACTTGATCGAGGTGGTATTCTTACCCGAAACATTTCGAAGAGATTGTGCTTTTCAGCATATACTCCAAACTGCGGTGGTATCCGCAATGGCTTCTTTGTAGCATCCATCGTATTTCAGTCTCCAGATGGCCTAAAAGATCAAAACTATGTAGGCTAGGCCCTTGTGAGTTTATGTTGTTATCCTTAATTAGCTAACGTAGCCTATGTATAATACTGATAGTGTTTCACTATGAAATTGTCAGTCACTGCTAGGATAAGTGTTGGGTTGGGTAGGAGTGAGAGATCATTGCCTAAATAACTTAGAGATAAATCAAAAAGAGCGAAAATGcgattatttctttctttaaccTCAACAGATACAATCCTGAGCGATTAATCAAATTCTTTGTTTCGTGCAAGTAGCCCAACTACGTACAACGTTGTAACAAGCTTTCCTTGGTTACTATGGCGAAAGAGGGTGCACATTCATGTTATTATTAATCTATTCGATCTCAATCTTGGTATTCTCAATACTAATTACacgaaaatggaaaaaagaacCAAAACAACAGTGTTCTTGATTCGAGTCAAATTTTTCTTATCTTATGAAATGACTTGATTTGAATTATATTTGACATCTTAACATTCTTAGAGTTGACAATGTTGTTATAATAAAATGGGAAGAAACACCATTTACGATTGAAAAAAATCTACAGTTTATTTTTGTCTGACACAATTATCATTCCACTTGCAAAGTTAAACGCATTATCTGCAGGTGTTATAACTAAGATTTCAGTATCGGATCTTCAGAAAACTTGGCATTGAGTCATTGTCACTAGCATATCATCCAGGAACCCTTTACTGGACCAAGTTATGATGAGAAAAGGAGATTTTGAAACGATATTGCATATTTAATACATAAACATACAATCTACAATGCTTGAGGCTGGCTTTGTAATACTGGTTCTTTTAGTACTTTCAGCATAAATATCAAAGATTGTAAACCAGTGTAGAACACTGTGGAGTTCGGTAGCCTATAACTTCAGTTGGAAAAAGCTATATATGAATTGACGACCACAACAATGTTCTCATAGAGACATATGCAACCACCAATGTGGAGTCGCCGATTGTATTTGTCTTATACGTCAGACAAATTGGCCCGAATCACCGAAAtctgtttgttgtttttctcgGAAGAAAATAATTTCTTCCGCGAATAAACGCGTCATACATTATAAAGAATAATGATTCTGCTCCATTCACTTTGTTATTGCCAGATCCAAAAAGACACCAAACTGTATCGGAAGAAGAAGATCTCTATAAGACATGACTGTTGTGAGCGACACTGGGGCACAAACACACGTAGGTGTGTTTGTGTGGAGGGgcccgagggggggggggataaaatCAAGAGGGACAAACCCTCTCCCACGatattttacaagaaacatCCTAGTCTACATCCTAGTACATAAAGATATCAAATGTATCATGGCAGTACAATCAACTAGTCGAAAATTCCTCACATTGTTTCAAAGGTTGCAAAATATGTCTATGTTATAGCACTACCAATTATTACAAACATTTACTTGTTCATTTTAAGCGCTTTGTGATTTGTCTATgtaaggcgctatataaatatttatgattaatattattattatttttttattattattattattatttattattattattattattattattattgctattattattattaacattattattatttatttttattattactttcttcttcttattattattaatattattattattaacattattattattattatcaattattttaataaaaaatgacaaatctTACCAGGGTAACCTTATCAGATTACACTGATTCATTACAAGCGCCGGGTTCGCCAGTTTGGAAAAGTTAACACCAGTAGACTACACCACTATAGAAAATGAGTGAAGAACtcatggaaggggaggggagggtgtaAGGTGTCGTTGTTAAGTTTATAAGGGTCCCAGCGACACCTCCTGATATATCAACTTAATAATAACTATACAGGTTAATTGAAGGGAGCAACGGGATACTGAGCTATGTTTATATCTTCTTTTATGGTTTGATTTTAGAAAATGGACAACTTACGTATAGTATGCTCTTGCTCTTGTTGTAGGcttcgatgaaatcgtaacctttgtagtcatgtaGGCGGATGactgtgtgcgtgtgtgtgggtgggtgtgtgtgacGCCAATTGCTTgtaaacaagggcgtaggaaccggggggctgggggcgccagccccccctcccagtgaaaaatatggggggccgaagaatcattccgccccccgcttcgcaagtcagaaaacccctctttcatttccaaatgagaaaaaaatctcatttggagcaccaaatcgcatctaaggccaggtgaaaattcaaaattatttacaaaatggagtgggtgttgaagtgtgctatatattgcaccaaattgcatctgaggccacctggaaatgcaaacaaaatccaaaggggagggggacaccccctccccttaaacccctcccccagaccggccatcagtcttcagcccccctccactcaaaagtaccttcctacgccactgcttgtaacacgcgatatctcaagaagggaagcttggacccaGCTTATATTTGGTGTAAAGGAGTACCACATGGAGTAAACAAAGgctattgcttttttttttatgtcaaatgtcatttgggtccaccaggggtcaaattgtgaaaaccttgtaaacacgatatctcaggaaggGAATATTAATCAATCTCATATATAgcatgtagttgtgacacgttgagttgaagaagcctattgctttatgtggaggtcaaaggtcatttggggtcactagtgGTCAAATTGTGTGCAAAAGGTGTATACTCTTTGTACATACAGCGTTGCATATTGGAACGAACGATATCCCCGAACCATCGGTATTTGCTTTCTTTGTTGcagttttccgtcgtatttcgcaattgtcgagattcacTGCCCCCCAAAAAACCTTCAGGCTTAGATGTGTAGTTACGTTGTGGAAAAGTCTAGGCGCCGTTTATGAAAATGAACTGTCGCCTAGTtagatttttatcaatgacCGACCTCAATGCGAATTAACTGTGTAAGAATGGTTCGCTATCTGCACGTGCATTATGTAAGGGAAGCTTTCATGTGCGGAGATACAGCGAAAgcataattaaaaatataaaatatctatTTATTAGGGAGAACGATTTGAGCTTACGAAGTACGTAATGTGTTTTAAAGGCATTAATAAATATgttgtattcatatatttatttctcaaccaattaaaaaaaatatattaaccgTCGATATCATGACGGCTTGGTTATGCATGCGCAGGAAATCCCTGCACAGTAAAGTATATGCAGGTAGACTACAAACAATAAACATTGTTAAAATTGTTTCTTGTcggaataccaatacacttaaggtgGCCAAGCATTTCCTAAATTATTTTTTAAGGCATTTCCTACAcgccatcagtcataattcgcaaaatatACAGGAGTTCTGAGACAGGTTTGTTGTTATTGCTACTAAGATTTTTTGCCAAGATTTTCACTAAATACCAATTGCGAGTTGAAGATAGACGCTCTGTCAACCCAGTAGATTTTCAGTGCGTacaagatcgctttgatttagagGCAGTGAAATTGATCAGTTATAGCGATATTTATCGCGCACAAATCtgcagctaaaaaaaaaatgtaaataattgggaaaatgaaCGAAGTCGCGCTAATCGACtgagtagcggttcaaagtagcagtgaggtactgtaggCTTAGGAGtcacagaaagtattgatgttgtaaatcTGTAcaatggagacttgaacagtaATCGTATACAGTGCcgagtgaattttgcgttttCGCGAGcatatttttagtcacggtccccaaatagcgagtacttttaataatatttgtataGGCTTtagaagaagcctgttgtcttgGTAGAcatcaatctgtatgctgaatTCAAGAAAAGTGTCCATCTCGGTTATCAGTATTGGCTATAgtcaatgtgaatattgtttgtcatatctcaatggtttttttttactggaCTATAatttgaagtatgttgttcatcctggctatacgcTACAGCATATaagtgtgtcacattcatataagattattcatgtagcatcatcaaaaccacactgcagttttgctgtctggttgTCTTATAGGCCCACACTGCGGTTCTCTTGTCGATTTGTTTACTATATGGAATCCATGTCATGGGGGTAATTGTGGCCACAGCGTGGAGCTGAGTGTTTTACCACAGTAAGGTTAACAACAGCATTGTGGATCGCACCTATATCATGTATAATTTACCGTTCGCCCCGGAATTTAGAAACTCGTAGCGCGTTCTAGTTTATTTGTATCAAGTTTTTTTAAGCTAGATTGTCATGGACTCATAGCATTATCATATTTCCATAAACGAAAAAAGTGTGACGGCAATACCTACACTGATACCGAATGTTCAGCTAATCGGAgagaacattttgtttgtatcacaGGAGAGTATCATAAATATTAGTAAATGTAATTTTAATGCATGAAGCTAATAATCTTATTATTTTTAAGGTGTAAGGGAAGGGGTGCTGGGTATTTTTACGTCAAAAATTTCGTCGCCAAATTATTTCGAATAGTCCAATGGTCATAatcatattttatcaaattttggTGTTGCCGATAAAttggtaaaataaaaatgtgttCGTGATGTTTTTTTGGTTTGCATAGAAGTTATGGAAATGTTGAGTACAGTGCAAGTACTAAAACTAGCATATTAAGTTCTTAGTTTTTAGAATCTCAATTTTGCCTTTTCATTGTTGCTACTTAGCGCCCCCATAGCTTGCACTCTTTTGACATTCCTATTACATACCCGCCATTTTGGATAT is part of the Apostichopus japonicus isolate 1M-3 chromosome 22, ASM3797524v1, whole genome shotgun sequence genome and encodes:
- the LOC139963971 gene encoding adenylate kinase 8-like, which produces MDATKKPLRIPPQFGVYAEKHNLFEMFRKLIEDLLIHKPGDPLEFLQEQLKRDDNDVPAIIIHGPTASGKTTISKMVCSSLRTAYISADSLLADDVSANAAEAKKHLQNNQPVPTDLWVKMIQARLQLYDCVKKGWVLDGFPETREQALALQAVGITAKHYVVLEAPDTVLIERQMGKRIDPQTKEIYHTTFDFPTNPDVESRLVEPPEGCSETSTGERLMKWHRFSKGLERCYEKYSKSVNADQPKADIFAQVLTFLKSKPRSLAPHTPRVILLGPTGSGKGVQAALLASKYNLVNVSSGQLVKEAVANESKMGEAMKPYVERGMLVPDNQMVKLLDERLSQVDCTSRGWVLRGFPRTREQAENLSSCGHEANRVFFLDVPNDSVYERLTLRSLDVITGQRYHSLYNPPRTVEIKDRGLQQPKDAEEEVRQRLSEFYAYAEEIADFCEDAQHVNADQDPHTVFECIESMLVNPTPKKLDLDE